One genomic segment of Cardinium endosymbiont of Philonthus spinipes includes these proteins:
- a CDS encoding C2H2-type zinc finger protein produces MNIEKNKSIRKGFAFSKGILPAVGVLALVTQMGCSQLSGGLGANDEEWKASRIENPTSRCCICETVFKNKLDPEDDIMVTSHRDNETVFSNKLDPKDDIMGALHSHNKAHKKTHRDKKQYQCETCWKYFSQKGSLQTHKKIHTGEKQYQCETCGKCFGRKQYLTEHEKTHTGAKPFQCEFCGKCCSQKVNLNTHQKIHKNSKSHKCASCGKGFNQQSTLNRHKKTHTDDKPFGCDRCEKRYKNQDSLKKHQKKKHEAKNSNDIQLN; encoded by the coding sequence ATGAATATAGAAAAAAATAAATCGATCCGCAAGGGTTTTGCCTTTTCAAAAGGAATATTGCCAGCAGTTGGTGTACTTGCGCTAGTTACGCAGATGGGGTGCAGCCAGCTATCTGGTGGCTTAGGTGCGAACGATGAAGAGTGGAAAGCATCAAGAATTGAAAATCCAACTTCCCGATGTTGTATATGTGAAACAGTATTCAAGAACAAGCTCGACCCGGAGGATGATATTATGGTTACCTCGCACAGAGATAATGAAACAGTATTCAGTAACAAGCTCGACCCGAAGGATGATATTATGGGTGCCTTGCACAGCCATAATAAGGCACATAAAAAAACCCATAGAGACAAAAAACAATACCAATGTGAAACTTGTTGGAAATACTTTAGTCAAAAAGGTAGTTTACAAACACATAAAAAAATCCATACAGGCGAAAAACAATACCAATGTGAAACTTGTGGGAAATGCTTTGGTCGCAAACAGTATTTAACAGAACATGAAAAAACCCATACAGGCGCAAAACCATTCCAATGTGAATTTTGTGGGAAATGCTGTAGCCAAAAAGTCAATTTAAACACACATCAAAAAATCCATAAAAATAGTAAATCACACAAATGTGCAAGTTGTGGGAAAGGCTTTAATCAACAAAGTACTTTAAACAGACATAAAAAAACCCACACGGATGACAAGCCATTCGGATGTGATAGGTGCGAGAAGCGTTACAAAAACCAAGATAGTTTAAAAAAACATCAAAAGAAGAAACATGAAGCAAAAAATTCCAATGACATTCAACTGAATTGA
- a CDS encoding PASTA domain-containing protein has product MNKEKLKKIAQHIFYMCCLSIAMLYIFFYMVLPYITRQGKIVEVPDLTGVHLEALDEKLSKDHLRYVITDNSGYSEQLPPFTVLQQFPAAGAWVKENRKIYLTLNAEHPPLVSMPNLIEGSIKQAQLLLKNKGLKLGTIKYVADITEYAVLEQWHNRQPIPTGKLIHKGSTIDLVVSAGLGNQIIEVPNVVGIPLEEAGLILLERGIQIGVQHHVTKKDISIGTVTKQKPEAGSKVPLGTTMNLWVVKG; this is encoded by the coding sequence ATGAACAAAGAAAAGCTAAAAAAGATTGCACAACACATTTTTTACATGTGTTGCTTAAGTATAGCCATGCTATATATATTTTTCTATATGGTATTGCCCTATATTACGCGTCAAGGCAAAATCGTTGAAGTACCTGATCTAACAGGTGTACATTTAGAAGCATTGGATGAAAAGCTGAGCAAAGATCATTTGCGTTACGTTATAACAGACAATAGCGGTTACTCTGAACAGCTTCCTCCTTTTACCGTTTTACAACAATTTCCTGCAGCAGGTGCTTGGGTCAAAGAAAACAGAAAAATCTATTTAACTTTAAATGCAGAACATCCTCCCCTTGTATCTATGCCCAATCTTATTGAGGGGTCTATTAAACAGGCACAACTGCTCCTAAAGAACAAGGGGCTAAAGCTGGGGACCATCAAATATGTTGCCGACATTACAGAATATGCTGTTTTAGAACAATGGCACAATCGCCAACCTATACCTACTGGCAAACTGATTCATAAAGGATCTACTATTGACTTAGTGGTGAGCGCTGGACTAGGTAACCAAATCATTGAGGTGCCCAATGTGGTAGGCATACCTTTAGAGGAAGCTGGTTTAATATTATTAGAACGGGGCATACAGATAGGCGTGCAACATCATGTTACAAAAAAAGATATATCCATTGGTACGGTTACCAAACAAAAACCCGAGGCAGGCAGCAAGGTACCATTAGGCACTACCATGAATCTATGGGTGGTTAAAGGTTAA
- a CDS encoding superoxide dismutase, giving the protein MIFTLPPLPYAYNALVPSIDAQTMEIHHTKHHQTYVDKLNQAIAGTAIATVEGTEISVLTHLLKDISAYHIVVRNNAGGHFNHLFFWNNLAPNGTQAVGANLLHALEQSFGSFEGFKEAFTAAAVAHFGSGWAWLSVAKKDGSLFISTTTNQDNPLMNTTPVQEQGVPILGLDLWEHAYYLLYQNRRLAYIEAFWKIVDWEAVEGRRIAARQ; this is encoded by the coding sequence ATGATTTTTACACTGCCCCCTTTGCCTTATGCCTACAACGCACTAGTACCTAGCATAGATGCCCAAACTATGGAGATCCACCATACCAAACACCATCAAACCTATGTGGATAAACTCAATCAGGCTATAGCGGGCACTGCCATAGCAACTGTAGAAGGAACGGAAATATCGGTATTAACCCACCTCCTAAAAGATATAAGCGCCTACCATATCGTTGTACGGAACAATGCTGGTGGCCACTTTAACCATTTGTTTTTCTGGAATAACCTTGCACCTAATGGTACTCAAGCGGTTGGAGCCAACTTATTGCATGCATTGGAGCAATCATTTGGAAGCTTTGAGGGCTTTAAAGAGGCCTTTACAGCAGCAGCAGTAGCCCATTTTGGTTCTGGATGGGCCTGGTTATCTGTAGCTAAAAAAGATGGTAGTTTATTTATCTCTACAACGACCAATCAAGATAATCCACTGATGAATACCACGCCTGTTCAAGAACAAGGTGTGCCTATTTTAGGATTAGACCTATGGGAACATGCCTATTACCTGCTTTATCAAAATAGACGCTTAGCCTATATAGAAGCCTTTTGGAAAATTGTTGATTGGGAGGCTGTGGAGGGTAGGCGCATAGCAGCAAGACAATAA
- a CDS encoding nucleoside deaminase → MEPIQPVNDDLFFMQAALKEAARAAEAGEVPVGAVVVADRKIIARGYNQVERLKDPTAHAELLAITAAANYLNSKYLPNCTLYVTLEPCVMCSGALYWSQIKRLVFGASDPKRGYQTLTNAALHPRTTVEPHILAKESNQLLICFFKKLRNTIL, encoded by the coding sequence ATGGAGCCTATTCAACCTGTGAATGACGATCTTTTCTTTATGCAAGCAGCGTTAAAGGAAGCAGCACGTGCAGCTGAAGCAGGGGAGGTGCCGGTTGGCGCAGTGGTCGTTGCGGATCGCAAGATTATTGCACGTGGCTATAACCAGGTAGAAAGATTAAAAGACCCTACTGCCCATGCAGAGCTATTGGCTATAACTGCTGCGGCTAACTACTTGAATAGCAAGTACCTGCCTAACTGTACCCTATATGTTACCCTGGAACCCTGTGTCATGTGCAGCGGTGCACTCTACTGGTCTCAAATCAAACGGTTGGTTTTTGGGGCTAGTGATCCTAAAAGAGGCTATCAAACCCTCACTAATGCTGCACTGCACCCACGAACAACAGTCGAGCCCCATATTTTAGCAAAAGAAAGCAACCAGTTGCTGATTTGTTTTTTTAAAAAGTTAAGAAACACTATATTGTAG
- the ftsH gene encoding ATP-dependent zinc metalloprotease FtsH — MKPREKKFVQHNAPQSIFVLAILVILGLIFYYSKEKSSIAISEKRFEAMMLNQEVKSVTLITNQHLVEVALKADALKKEHYQKELAGRTAWKSSSGVVYTFRIPNFDIFDKKFAEIEAKMDPETRIGYICEERSEPASFINWSFLLTLFLIYWFFIRKPGNGMAGPGTQLFNMNTLKATIFDKDNQLKVTFQDVAGMKEAKEEVKEVVDFLKMPEKFTMLGGKIPKGVLLVGPPGTGKTLLAKAVAGEAGVPVICLSGSDFVEMFVGIGAARVRDLFKKAKEKAPCIIFIDEIDAVGRTRGKANMPGVNDERENTLNSLLVEMDGFSTNSGVIVIGATNRAEVLDPALLRPGRFDRQVTIDNPDVVDREAIIRCHSKRLKLERHIRIKQLAEQTPGFSGADLSNMCNEAALIAARKNRKFVTMSDFHAAIDRIIGGLEKKNKLISPEEKKIVAYHEAGHAIAGWFLEHAHPLVKVSIIPRGIAALGYAQYLPKEQFVYQENQLLDELAMALGGRAAEELIFGKISTGALNDLERTTKLAYSMVTIYGMNPKVGHLSFHNSKQADYTFTKPYSEKTAYTIDEEVKAIIDRAYERVKALLKEKIDKLTLLAEALLVRETILKSDLERLIGKRFAKEANEVAVEDGSQALPSEVQADDVEATSPTSNDVA; from the coding sequence ATGAAACCTAGAGAAAAAAAGTTTGTGCAACACAATGCGCCTCAGTCCATTTTTGTATTAGCTATATTAGTCATATTGGGGTTGATTTTTTATTACAGCAAGGAAAAAAGCAGTATTGCCATTTCTGAAAAACGTTTTGAAGCAATGATGCTGAACCAGGAGGTAAAGTCGGTTACTTTAATCACCAATCAGCACCTAGTGGAGGTAGCGCTTAAAGCGGATGCATTAAAAAAAGAACATTACCAAAAGGAGCTAGCAGGAAGAACTGCTTGGAAAAGTTCCAGTGGGGTGGTCTACACTTTTCGAATACCTAACTTCGATATCTTCGATAAAAAATTCGCAGAAATAGAAGCTAAAATGGACCCCGAAACTAGAATAGGCTATATCTGTGAAGAACGCTCCGAGCCTGCTAGTTTTATCAACTGGTCTTTTTTGCTAACGCTATTCCTTATCTACTGGTTCTTTATTCGTAAACCAGGTAATGGTATGGCAGGGCCTGGCACACAGCTTTTCAATATGAATACCTTAAAAGCAACTATCTTTGATAAAGATAATCAGTTAAAAGTTACATTCCAAGATGTAGCGGGTATGAAAGAGGCGAAAGAAGAGGTAAAAGAGGTGGTAGACTTTTTAAAAATGCCGGAAAAATTTACGATGCTTGGCGGAAAAATTCCTAAAGGTGTGTTGCTGGTAGGTCCTCCAGGAACGGGTAAAACCTTACTGGCTAAAGCGGTGGCTGGCGAAGCAGGTGTACCTGTAATTTGTCTTTCTGGATCAGATTTTGTGGAAATGTTTGTGGGCATAGGTGCGGCGCGTGTGCGTGACCTCTTTAAAAAAGCAAAGGAAAAGGCACCTTGTATTATTTTTATCGATGAAATCGATGCAGTGGGTAGAACACGGGGAAAAGCCAATATGCCTGGCGTCAATGATGAACGTGAAAATACTTTGAACTCTCTTCTGGTAGAGATGGATGGCTTCTCAACCAATTCTGGTGTAATTGTGATCGGTGCCACCAATAGGGCAGAGGTGCTAGATCCTGCTTTGCTTCGCCCAGGTCGGTTTGATAGACAGGTTACCATAGATAATCCAGATGTGGTGGATAGAGAAGCGATTATACGCTGCCACAGCAAAAGGCTCAAGCTAGAACGACATATTCGCATCAAACAACTGGCAGAACAAACCCCCGGGTTTTCTGGAGCCGATCTTTCTAATATGTGTAATGAGGCGGCTTTAATAGCGGCCAGAAAAAACCGAAAGTTTGTAACGATGAGCGACTTTCATGCAGCTATAGATCGAATTATTGGCGGATTAGAGAAGAAAAACAAGCTAATCTCTCCAGAAGAGAAGAAAATCGTAGCCTACCATGAAGCAGGCCATGCGATTGCTGGATGGTTTTTAGAGCATGCCCATCCACTGGTCAAGGTAAGCATTATACCACGTGGTATAGCGGCATTGGGTTATGCACAATATTTACCGAAGGAACAATTTGTTTATCAAGAAAATCAATTGTTGGACGAATTGGCTATGGCACTGGGGGGCAGAGCGGCCGAGGAACTTATTTTTGGAAAAATCTCTACTGGTGCACTAAATGATTTGGAACGTACTACTAAACTGGCCTATAGCATGGTGACCATCTATGGCATGAACCCTAAAGTAGGGCATCTTTCTTTTCACAACTCCAAACAAGCAGACTATACGTTCACAAAGCCTTACTCGGAAAAAACAGCATATACCATAGATGAAGAGGTAAAAGCGATTATAGATCGTGCATATGAACGGGTGAAAGCATTGCTCAAAGAAAAGATTGATAAGCTGACCCTTTTGGCTGAAGCGTTATTGGTTAGAGAAACGATACTGAAATCAGATCTAGAGCGTTTAATAGGGAAACGCTTTGCTAAAGAGGCTAACGAGGTGGCTGTTGAAGATGGGTCGCAAGCGCTACCAAGCGAAGTACAAGCTGATGATGTAGAGGCAACCTCGCCTACATCCAATGATGTAGCTTAA